Below is a genomic region from Microbacterium esteraromaticum.
CACGTCGGCGAGGCTGCGGGTGTAGACGCCGACGTCGTCGCCGCGACGGTGCACCTGGATGCGGGCGCCGTCGAGCTTGTACTCCACAGACGCGCGGCCCGTGACCTCGAGCGCTGCGGTCGGGGTGGCGGCGGTGGAGGCGAGCATCGGCATCACAGGCCTCCCGACGGCCAGGCCGACCGCGTCGAGGTCGTCCTCGGCGCCGGTCAGCGCGATGACCGCCGTCTCGCCGAGATCTCCGGAGAGCATCGCGGCCCGTCGCACGGAGGCCACCGGCCGATCAGCGGCCCGCGCGATCGCGTCGAGGAGGACGCCGCCGAGCGCTCCGGTGCGAAGCTCGCCCATCATCGCGCGCGCCAGCAGGTCCCACTCCGCAGCGGTCGACCGAGTGGCGAGTCCTTGCAGGAGGCTCTGCCGCGCGGCGGCAGAGCCGCTTCCGGATGCCAGGGCCAGGGCATCCAGCGTGTGATCGACGTCAGTGATCGTGAGGGACGGGGCATCCGCATGTGCGACCTCGACCGAGGTCAGCGTCCGCCACCCGACGCCGAGCCTGCCCTGACGCGGAGCGGCGATCAGCATGCCGACCAGCGGTCGGATCTCGTCGGTCGACGCGGCAGCCAGCAGCCGCGCAAGAGCATCGATCTTCGCCAGCCGGGAGGATGTCGCTGCGACGTCGTCGGTGGTCGCGACCAGCTCGGAGAGCATCATGCCGGCATCCTCTCACCCGCCGCCGACATCACCCGAGGGGGTTGCGCACCTCGTCGCCGCTCGGATGGGAAACGCTGGTGGCGGATGCTGGCAGCCGGCGTTTCTCGTCTTCTGCGGGGCAGTCGGATGGGAAACGCTGGTGGCGGATGCTGGCAGCCGGCGTTTCTCGTCTTCTGTGGGTGTGTCGGATGGGAAACGCTGGTGGGGGATGCTGGGGGCGGTCAGCGCCCGCGGAACTGCGGACGGCGCTTCTGCTGGAACGCGGCGAAGCCCTCGCGATAGTCATCGGTGTCGCAGAGGGCCGCCTGCGCGGCGTTCTCGATGTCGATGGACTCCCACAGCGCGAGCCGCTCATCGCGGATGCGCGCGATGAGCCGCTTGCTCGCGAGGAAGGCGGCGGTGGCGCCGCCTGCCGCGGCGCGAGCGGCATCCTCCGTCGCCGCGAGCACCTCGTCGTCGCCGAAGACGCGGGAGAACAGTCCAGAGGCCACCGCCTCGGCGCCCGACATCAGCCTGCCCGTGTAGATGAGGTCGAGGGTCTTGTGCGCTCCGAGCCGCTCGGCGAACAGGGCATGCCCACCCGAGTCGAGGGTCGCGCCGAGCGCCGCGAACGGCGAGCCGATCTTCGCGGATTCGGCGACGTACACGACGTCGGTCGCGATGAGCAGGCCGAGGCCGACTCCCAGACAGGCTCCGTGCGCGACCGCGAACGTCGGCGCGGGGAACTCGGCCATGCGCCTCAGAAGCGGGGTGACGATGCCGCCGAGGTAGCCGATCACGTCGTCGTCGCGCGGGTCGACGCCCGAGATGTCGCGGCCGGCGCAGAACGCACGTCCCTCGCCTCGCAGCAGCAGGGCGCGCACACCCGCGCGCTCGGCCTCGTCGTAGGCCGAGTGCAGCCCGTGCAGGGCCTGCTCGTCGAGGGCGTTGAGACGCTCGGGAGCGTTCAGGGTGATGCGCGCGACATCGTCGGCGATCTGGATGTCGATCATTGCGGCTCCTGGGTCAGACGTCGTAGTCGACGACGAGGCGGTCGCTGGTGGGGTGGGACTGGCAGGTGAGCACGTAGCCGCGTTCGATCTCGTCCGGCTCGAGCGCGTAGTTCTCGGTCATCGTCACGCTGCCCTCGAGCACGCGTGCGCGGCACGTGCCGCAGACGCCGCCCGAGCACGCGAACGGCGCGTCAGGTCGCACGCGGAGTGCCGCGTTCAGCACCGACTCGTGTGCGTCCACCGGACTCTCGACGGTCGATGAGACGCCGTCGAGGTTGATCTCGATGCGATACGCCTTCTCGCCCGCGTGCACCTCCACCCGCCGAGGGCCGCGCTCGGTCGGCGCCTCCCCGGTGGTGAACAGCTCGAAGCGCACATGCTCGCGCGGCACCCCCAGATCCGCGAGCACCTCGCGGCAGAGGTCGACCAGTGCGAAGGGTCCGCACAGGAACCACTCGTCGACGGTCGAGGGCAGGATGAGCGTGTCGAGGATGGTGCGCAGCCGCTGCTCGTCGATGCGGCCGGACAGCACCGGTGCGGTGCGCTGCTCGCGCGAGAGCACGTGGTGCAGCACCAGCCGCGTCGGGTATCTGTCCTTGAGGTCGGCGAGTTCTTCGAGGAACATCACGTCGCTGGTCGACTTGTTCGTGTACAGCAGCGTGAACCGGGTCGTCTCCGACGCGGCGAGCAGAGTGCGTGCGAGCGACATCATCGGCGTGATGCCCGAGCCCGCGGCGATGCCGACGACGTGGGTGCCCTCGAGCTCGTCGAGCCCGGACGTGAACGTGCCCTGCGGGCTCATCACCTCCATCTCGACACCAGGCACGAGGTTGTCGAGCGCCCAGGTGGAGAACCGGCCGCCCTGATCGCGCTTCACGGCGACGCTGACGCCCGTGAAGCCGTCGCGCACCGGGGCCAGCGGGCGACACAGCGAGTACGAGCGGCGCAGCTCGTCACCGTCCAGGTGCGCGCGGAGCGCGACGTACTGCCCGGGGAGGTACGCGTAGTCGTCGGCGAGCTCGGCCGGCACCCGGAAGGTCACCTCGATCGCATCGGCGGTGAGCCGGCGGACGTCGGAGACGGTCAGCGAGTGGAACCGGGCGCGGTGCCGATCGCCCTGCGGCGCGGAGGCGGTGCGGTCGTCATGGGCGGAGGCGCCGGGCATCCGGAACAGCGGCATCAGATCACCTTGAAATGGTCGAAGGGCTCGAGGCAGGCGCGGCACTCGAACAGCGCCTTGCATGATGTCGAGCCGAAGCGGGAGACCTCACGGGTGTCGAGCGACCCGCAGCGGGGGCACTTGGTCGCGAGCGTCAGCCGGATGGGCCCATCGCGGTGCGCCGCGCGGCCCGAGGGGGGAGCGATGCCGTACTCGACGAGCTTGCGCCTGCCCTCCTCGCTCATCCAGTCGGTCGTCCAGGCGGGGGAGAGCACGAGACGCACCTCGACGTCGGGGAAGCCCTCGGCTGTGAGCGCGAGCACGATGTCGTCCCTGATCGCGTCCATCGCCGGGCATCCCGAGTATGTGGGGGTGATGTCGACGGTGACGCGCTCGCCGTCGAGCCTGACGTCGCGCAGCACGCCGAGGTCGTCGATGGTCAGGACGGGGATCTCGGGGTCGGTGACGCGGGCGGCGATCTCCCGCGCGTACGCGGCCGTGAGCCGCTGGACCTGCCCTGATCCGGCCATGGCGGTCACCATGTCGCGCCGGGGTGCCGGCGGGCGAGCACCTGCATCTCTGCGAGCAGGTGGCCGAGCGGGGTCGCGTGGGAGCCGTGACGCCCGCCGGCGCGGGAGGGGGCGACGGCGGGCACGTCGAGCCGGGCTTCGGCGAACACCGTGCCGATGACCGCGTCGAAGCCGGGCCGCAGTGCCGAGGGGCGCGCGGCCACGCCCTCGAGGCGGTCGATCAGCGGCTCATCGCGGAACAGCTCGTCGACGTATGGCCACACATCGCCGAGCGCGCGGATCATCTTCTCGCGCGACAGCTCCGTGCCTCCGGCGAGCCGAAGCACCCACTGCACGGCGTGATCGCGGTGGTAGTCGACCTCTTTGAGCGACTTCGACGCGATCGCTGCGAACGTCTCATCGCCCGACGAGCGAAGCGCCGAGTACAGCTCGTACATGTACGTCGCGGCGATCAGCTGGCGTGCGATGGTCTGCGCGAAGTCCCCGTTGGGCTGCTGCACGATCCACGCGCAGCGGAAGTCGGGCTCGTCGCGGAAGTAGGCGAGGTCGTCCTCGGTGCGCTCGTCCCACGTGCCGGCGTAGCGCAGCAGCGACCGCGCGTGCCCGAGCAGGTCGAGGGCGATGTTGCCGAGTGCGACATCCTCCTCGAGCTCGGGAGCGCGCGAGATCCAGGCGCCCAGCTGCTGCGAGAGGATCAGGGCGTCGTCTCCGAGCCACAGCGCGTACTCGGCGACATCGGCCGACGTCGCGCGGCTCTCGCCGCCGGAGAGCTCGGATGCCAGCTTCAGCTCCTCGACGGAGACGTGGACGTCCTCGGCGCCGTCCTGAGCTTGACGAAGGGTCACAGGTGCGGCACCCCCTCGGACGCCGTGTAGTAGACGGCGTGCCTGTAGTTCTTGCCCGCTGAGGTCTCGAAGAAGGCATCCTTCGCATCCGGGTCGCTGGTGGTGATGGCCTCAGCGGGCACGACCCAGATCGAGACGCCCTCGCCGCGACGCGTATAGAGGTCGCGCGCGTTGCGGACGGCCATCTCGGCATCCGGAGCCACGAGCGAGCCGACGTGCACATGGCTGAGACCTCGGTTCGCGCGCACGAACACCTCCCAGAGCGGCCATTCCGTCTCGGCTGCGGAGTCGATCGCGGCCGACATCATGCCACCTCCGCCTTCAGCGCCTGCTTGCGGGCGTACTCGGCTGCGGCCTCGCGCACCCAGGCGCCCTCCTCGTGGGCGGTACCACGGCGCTCGAGCCGCTCGGCGTTGCAGGGGCCGTTGCCCCGCAGCACCTCGAAGAACTCGTCCCAGTCGATCTCGCCCATGTCGTACTGCTGAGTCTCGTCGTTCCACTTCAGATCGGGGTCGGGCAGGGTGATGCCGAGGATCTCTGCCTGCGGAACCAGCATTCCGACGAAGCGCTGACGCAGCTCGTCGTTCGAGAAGCGCTTGATCTTCCACTTCATCGACTGGGCCGAGTTGGGCGACTGGTCATCCGGAGGGCCGAACATCGCCAGGCTCGGCCAGTACCAGCGGTTCACCGCGTCCTGCGCCATCTCGCGCTGCTCGGCGGTGCCCTGCATCAGGGTCAGCAGGATCTCGAAGCCCTGCCGCTGATGGAACGACTCCTCCTTGCAGACGCGCACCATCGCGCGACCGTACGGACCGTAAGAGGCGCGGCACAGCGGCACCTGGTTGCAGATCGCGGCGCCGTCGACCAGCCAGCCGATCGCTCCCATGTCGGCCCAGGTGGGGGTCGGGTAGTTGAAGATGGACGAGTACTTCGCCTTGCCGTCGATGAGCTGGCGCATCATGGTCTCGCGGGTGATTCCGAGCGTCTGCGCGGCGGAGTAGAGGTAGAGCCCGTGGCCGGCCTCGTCCTGCACCTTCGCCATCAGGATCGCTTTGCGCTTGAGGCTCGGTGCACGCGTGATCCAGTTGCCCTCGGGCTGCATGCCGATGATCTCGGAATGCGCATGCTGAGAGATCTGACGGATCAGCGTCTTGCGGTATGCGTCGGGCATCCAGTCGCGCGGCTCGATGCGTTGCTCGTTCGCGACGAGCTCGTCGAAGCGGCGTTCGTCTTCGGAGAGCTCTTCCCGAACCAGGGAGAAGTCTGCGGGGCTGGGCATCATCGACTCCATCGTTTTACTGACCGTTCGTTAGGTAATTCTTGCACGGGAGGTGGCGACGGTTCAAGTGGCCATCGAGGCGGTGTCGGAGGAGTGAGGCAGAGTGGATGCATGACCTCCGACACGATCCACATCCACGATGCCGCGCTCGTCGCCCTGCGCGAGCTCGTGGGGCGACCGGATGCCGAGTTCCACGACGGGCAGTACGAGGCAGTCGAGGCACTGGTCGCCGAGCGTCGCCGGGCACTCGTCGTGCAGCGCACCGGATGGGGCAAGTCCGCGGTGTACTTCGTCGCGACCCTGCTGCTGCGCCGGCAGGGAGCAGGGCCGACCGTGCTCGTCTCGCCGCTGCTCGCGCTGATGCGCGACCAGATCGCGGCCGCCGAGCGCGCGGGCGTGCGGGCCGTCGCCATCAACTCGACCAACGCGCACGAGTGGGCGGACGTCATCGCGAAGCTCGATTGCGATGAGGTCGATGTGCTGCTCGTCTCGCCCGAGCGGCTCAACAACCCGGCCTTCCGCGAGAACCAGCTGCCGGCGCTCGTGCGGCGGATCGGGATGCTCGTGGTCGACGAGGCGCACTGCATCAGCGACTGGGGCCACGACTTCCGCCCCGACTACCGGCGACTGCGCGACCTCATCGCCGAGATGCCCACGGGTGTCCCCGTGCTGGCCACGACCGCGACCGCGAACAGTCGGGTCGTCGCAGATGTCGCCGAGCAGCTCGGCACAGGCGAAGGGGCGGTGCTCACCATCCGCGGGCCCCTGGCCCGGGCATCCCTCCGGCTCGGCGTGTTGCAGCTGCCAGGCTCGGCGCAGCGGCTGGCCTGGCTGCTCAGCCATCTGAACGATCTGCCGGGGTCGGGGATCATCTACGCGCTCACCGTGTCGGCCGCCGTCGACACGGCGCGGCTGCTGCGCGAGCACGGTCACGAGGTGCGCGCGTACACCGGTCAGACCGACGCCGAGGAGCGCGAGGAGTCGGAGGGGATGCTCAAGCGTAACGAGGTGAAAGCGCTCGTCGCGACAAGCGCGCTGGGCATGGGCTTCGACAAACCAGACCTGGGCTTCGTCGTGCACCTGGGCGCCCCGTCGTCACCGGTCGCCTACTACCAGCAGGTGGGTCGTGCCGGTCGCGCCACCGACAGTGCCGACGTGCTGCTGCTGCCAGGGCCCGAGGACCGCGACATCTGGCACTACTTCGCCACCGCGTCGATGCCCGATCGCGATCGGGCCGAGCGCGTGATCGCCGCCCTCGGAGACCAGCCGCTGTCGACGCCCGCGCTCGAGGCGATCGTGGACATCCGTCGCACGCCGCTCGAACTGCTGCTCAAGGTGCTCGACGTCGACGGGGCTGTGCGTCGCGTGCAGGGCGGCTGGGTCGCAACAGGGCAGCCATGGGTCTACGACGCCGAACGCTACGACCGCATCGCGGCCGAGCGCCGCGCCGAGCAGCAGCACATGCTCGACTACCAGCAGACTGATCGCTGCCGCATGGAGTTCCTGCAGCGCTCGCTCGACGATGCGACGGCTGCCCCGTGCGGGCGGTGCGACAACTGCGCCGGAGCCTGGTTCCCGACCGAGATCGGCTCGGATGCGGGAGCTGCGGCATCCGGCGCCCTCGACCGGGTCGGCGTGCCGATCGAGGCGCGCAGGCAGTGGCCGACCGGCGGTGATCGCGTCGGCGTGCCCGTGAAGGGAAGGATCGCGGCTGACGAGCAGGCGGGGGAGGGGCGTGCGCTGGCGCGCCTGACCGATCTGGGCTGGGGAGGGAAGCTGCGGCAGCTCTTCGCCGCAGGTGCACCGGATGCCGAGGTCTCACCGCAGGTGCTGGATGCGTGCGTGCGCGTGCTCGCCGGGTGGGGCTGGGCGAGGCGACCGGTCGCCGTCGTCGGGATGCCCTCGCGGTCGAGGCCGCAGCTGGTCGACTCGCTCGCCCGCGGCATCGCCGGCGTCGGGCGCCTGCCGTACATCGGGGCTCTCGCCTTCGCCAACGGCGGGCCGAGCGGTGAGCCGGGCGGCAACAGCGTGTTCCGCCTCGCCGGGCTCTGGGATCGCTTCACGGCTTCCGATCTCGCGGTACCGGATGGTCCGGTGCTGCTCGTCGATGACCAGGCCGACAGCCGCTGGACGCTGACCGTGGCTGCTCGCGAACTGCGCAGGGCCGGCGCGACCGAGGTGCTGCCGTTCGTGCTGGCGCTGCGGGGCTGAGCGACGCGTCCTATCAGTCACCCCGGAGATGCGCGTACCTGGCGCCGACAGATGTCGGCGTGATGCACGGATGTCGGTCGAATCCGGGCGTATGCGCCGACATCCGTGCACGCGACCGGCATCCGTGCGACCCTCAAGGGTTCTGCTGGCCGAGGAATCGCCCCTGCGGCGCGCTCAGGAGAGCATCCGGTTCGTCGTCACCGACCGACCCCGGAACTCCGCGACCACGTCGCCGCCATCGTCTGTCACCGTCACGTCGTAGAGCCCGGTGCGGCCGCTGACCACTCGCCGCACGGCGGTCGCCCGCAGCGTCTGACCCGAGGTCGTCGACTTCAGGAACGTGATGTCGGCGCCGGCGGCGACAGTGACGCGCTCGTCCTCGTTGCAGGCGATGGCGAAGGCGGTGTCGGCAAGCGAGAAGACCAGCCCGCCGTGCGTGATCGCGAAGCCGTTCAGCATGTCGTCGCGCACCAGCATCGAGACGACGGCGCGACCCGGCTCGTCGACCTCGACGGCCATGCCGAGCATCGCCGAGGCCGTGTCGCGGCGCATCATCTCCCTCACGCGGCTGCCTGCTCCTTCAGAACCAGCGTCAGCACGTCGTAGGTCGCGACGATCTCGTCGTCCTGATTGCGGATCACGGCGTCCCAGCGCACCTCGCCGTACTCGTCGGTCTCGCGCGGGGTGATCTGCTTGGCCGTCAGCTGCACCCGGATGCTGTCACCCGGCGAGACGGGAGTGATGAAGCGCAGGTTCTCGAGCCCGTAGTTCGCGAGGACAGGGCCCGGCTCCGGATCGACGAACAGTCCCGCCGCCCACGAGACCAGCAGGTAGCCGTGAGCCACGCGACCGGGGAAGAAGGGGTTCGCCGCCGCCGACTCCTCGTCCATGTGCGCGTAGAACGTGTCGCCGGTGAAGTGCGCGAACGTCTCGATGTCGTCGAGCGTCACCTCGCGGGTGGCCGAGGCCACCTGGTCGCCGATGCGCAGCTCGGCGAGCGACTTGCGGAACGGATGCCTGCCATCGGCGTTCGCCGATGCCCCTGCATGCCACACGCCGGTCAGAGCGGTGAGCATCTCGGGGGAGCCCTGCACGGCGGTGCGCTGCATGTGGTGCAGCACCGCTCGGATGCCGCCGAGCTCCTCACCACCGCCCGCTCGGCCCGGGCCGCCGTGCACGAGACCCGGAAGGGGAGAGCCGTGCCCGGTGGACGAGCGGGCGTCGTCGCGGTCGAGCAGCAGCATCCGTCCGTTGAACGGGGCGATGCGCGTCGCGAGCTCGACGGCCTGCGCGGGGTCATGAGTGGCGATGCTCGTCACGAGCGAGCCGCCGCCGCGGGCGACCAGCGCCGCAGCCTCTGCGGTCGTCGAGTACGTCAGCAGCGACGACACCGGGCCGAACGCCTCCACATCATGCACGGCCTCGGCGCTCGCGTCGTCGAAACGCAGCAGCAGCGGTGAGACGAAAGCGCCATCGGGGGCCGAGCCGGTAGATCCGTCGGCGAGGCGGACGTCGGGAGCATCGGTCGAGCCGACGACGACCCTGCCGCCGGCATCCTGCAGTCGCTGCACCTGGCGCAGCACCTCGTCGCGCTGCGCCGTCGAGGCCAGCGGACCCATGGTCACGCCCTCGGTGCGCGGGTCGCCGAGCACGGTCTTCTCGGCGATGCGCTGCCGAACGGCGGCGATCACGTCATCGGCTGCGCCTGCGGGCACGATCGCCCGGCGGATCGCCGTGCACTTCTGGCCCGCCTTCGTGGTCATCTCGGCGACGAGCTGTCGCACGTAGGCGTCGAACTCGGGGGTTCCCTGCACAGCATCCGTGCCGAGCACAGACGCGTTGATCGAGTCGGTCTCGGCGGTGAAGCGCACGCCGCCGGTCTGCGCGGCCGGATGCAGGCGCAGCCTTTCGGCGGTCGACGCGCTGCCCGTGAACCCGACGAGGTCGCCGAGGCGCAGATGGTCGAACAGGTCGGGCACGCTGCCGCTGACCAGCTGCAGCGAACCGTCGGGCAGCAGCCCCGACTCGACGAGGATGCGCACCATCGCCTCGGCGAGGTATCCGGTCGGGGTGGCGGGCTTCACGAGCGTCGGCATGCCGGCCAGGAACGCGGGCGCGAACTTCTCGAGCGAGCCCCACACCGGGAAGTTGAAGGCGTTGATCTGCACGGCGACGCCGGGCAGCGTCGTGTACACGTGCCGACCGAGGAAGCTGCCGTCCTTCGACAGCGGCTCGACGGGACCATCGACGTGCACGCGGCTGTTGGGCAGCTCGCGGCGTCCCTTGCCCGAGTACGAGAACAGCACGCCGATTCCGCCGTCGATGTCGACCCACGAGTCGGTCTTCGTGGCTCCGGTGCGCGCCGAGACCGCGTACAGCTCGTCTTTGCGCTCGGTGAGTGCGAGCGCGAACTGCTTGAGCAGCAGGGCGCGCTGGTGGAAGGTCAGTGCGGCGAGACCGGCGTGACCGTTGGTGCGCGCGTACTCGAGTGCGCCGGCGAGGTCGAGGCCATCGGTCGAGACCCGGGCGACGATCTCACCGGTCGACGCGTCGCGGACATCCGTCCCGCCGGCACCGGCAGACGGCGTCCACCACGAGCCCTGGACATAGCTCGGAAGAAAATCGGTCATCTCTCCTCGTTCCACATGTAGAAGCCCTCGCCGCTCTTGCGGCCGAGCTTTCCGGCATCCACCATCCGGCGCAGCAGGGCGGGCGGCTCGAAGCGCGGCCCGAGCTCGCGCGCGAGCTCCTCGGCGATGCCGAGGCGGACGTCGAGACCGACGACGTCGGTCGTGCGCAGCGGACCCATCGGATGCCGGTACCCCAGCTCCATGGCGGCGTCGATGTCGGCGGCATCGCCGACGCCCTCCTCGAGCATCCGGATCGCCTCGAGGCCCAGCAGCACGCCGAGCCGGCTCGACGCGAAGCCGGGGGAGTCGCGGACGACCACGGGCGTCTTGCGCAGGGTGGCGATCCACTCGCGACCGGCGTCGACGACCGCGCGCTCTGTGCGCTCGCCGACGACGAGCTCGACCAGCTTCGACGCGGGCACAGGGTTGAAGAAGTGCAGCCCCAGGAATCGCTCCGGGCGGGTGAGGGCGGCGGCGAGCTCGTCGATCGAGATCGACGAGGTGTTCGTGGCGAGAACCGCGTCGGCGGCGACGATCTGCTCGATGCGCGCCAGCGCCTCCGCCTTCATCGCACGGTCCTCCGGCACCGCCTCGATGACGAGACCGGCCGTCTCGAAGGCCGACGGATCGGCGCTGACGCGGAGCGCGTCGATCACATGCTCCGGCTCGGTCAGGTCACCGCGCTTCACCGAGTTCTCGATGCTCGTCAGCACGCGCTCGCGCGCTGCATCGGCCGCGGACTCGTCGCGCTCGACGAGGCGCACCCGCGCCCCCGCCAGCAGGAAGGCGTGCGCGATGCCGGCGCCCATGCGCCCGCCGCCCAGCACGCCGACGGTTCCGGGTACGCTCATCGACTCTCTCCTTCGGGCTTCTTCGATGGCTCGGGCTGCTTCGGTGCCTCGGTCTGCTTCGATGCGTCGGCGCGCTGCGCTCGGCGCTCGAGGAACGCGGTCATGCGCCGGTGCTTCTCATCGCTCTCGAACAGCTCGGCCTGCAGCTCGAGCTCGATCGCCGGGTGCTGGCCCGCCGGCGCGAGCAGGGCGCGCTTGGTGAGCTCGGTCGCTCGCGCGCCGTTCGTGCAGATGCGGTCGGCGAGGGCATGCGCGGCGCCGATCAGCTCGTCCGGTTCGTGCAGCGACGACAGCAGCCCCCAGGCGAGCGCCTCCTCGGCATCGAGGGTGCGACCGGTCAGCAGCAGCTCGCTCGCGCGCGCGTGACCGACGATCTCGGGCAGTCGCCAGGTCGCGCCGGCTGCGGCGATGATGCCGAGGCCCGTCTCGGGGTTGCCCATGCGCACCCGGGGCGTGCCGATCCGGATGTCGGCGGCGTAGGCGAGCTCTGCGCCGCCGCCCAGCGCGTATCCGTCGACGGCCGCGATCACCGGCATCGGCAGCTCGCGGATCCGGCGGAACACACTCGAGTTGATGCCTCGGCGGGCATCATCGGCGGTGCGATCGCGCAGCTGACGGATGTCGGCGCCCGAGGCGAAGACACCCTCCGCGCCGGTGATGATGAGCACGCGCGGACTGGTCTCGAGCTCGGCGCACACGGCATGCAGCTCGTCGACCATCGCCTGGTCGATCGCGTTGCGCACGGCCGGGCGGTCGAGCGTCACGAGGGTCCGGTCGTCGCGCGCCTCGATCCGAAGAGCCTCAGCCATCGACGCGCTCCACGATCATCGCGGTGCCCTGACCGACGCCGACGCACATCGTCGCGAGGCCGTACCGCACGTTCTCGCGCTCCATGCGACCGAGCAGGGTGACCAGCAGCCGCGAGCCGCTGGATCCGAGCGGATGCCCGAGGGCGATCGCTCCGCCGTCGGCGTTCACGATCTCGGGATCGAGCCCGAGGCGGCGCATGCAGGCGAGGGACTGCGACGCGAACGCCTCGTTGAGCTCGACCGCGCCGATGTCGGTGACGCTCAACCCCGCCTTGCGCAGCGCCTTCTCGGTGGCGGGGACGGGGCCGAGCCCCATGATCTCGGGGGCAAGCGCCGCGCTCGCCGCGACGACGATGCGCGCCCGGGGGCGCAGCCCG
It encodes:
- the paaZ gene encoding phenylacetic acid degradation bifunctional protein PaaZ, producing the protein MTDFLPSYVQGSWWTPSAGAGGTDVRDASTGEIVARVSTDGLDLAGALEYARTNGHAGLAALTFHQRALLLKQFALALTERKDELYAVSARTGATKTDSWVDIDGGIGVLFSYSGKGRRELPNSRVHVDGPVEPLSKDGSFLGRHVYTTLPGVAVQINAFNFPVWGSLEKFAPAFLAGMPTLVKPATPTGYLAEAMVRILVESGLLPDGSLQLVSGSVPDLFDHLRLGDLVGFTGSASTAERLRLHPAAQTGGVRFTAETDSINASVLGTDAVQGTPEFDAYVRQLVAEMTTKAGQKCTAIRRAIVPAGAADDVIAAVRQRIAEKTVLGDPRTEGVTMGPLASTAQRDEVLRQVQRLQDAGGRVVVGSTDAPDVRLADGSTGSAPDGAFVSPLLLRFDDASAEAVHDVEAFGPVSSLLTYSTTAEAAALVARGGGSLVTSIATHDPAQAVELATRIAPFNGRMLLLDRDDARSSTGHGSPLPGLVHGGPGRAGGGEELGGIRAVLHHMQRTAVQGSPEMLTALTGVWHAGASANADGRHPFRKSLAELRIGDQVASATREVTLDDIETFAHFTGDTFYAHMDEESAAANPFFPGRVAHGYLLVSWAAGLFVDPEPGPVLANYGLENLRFITPVSPGDSIRVQLTAKQITPRETDEYGEVRWDAVIRNQDDEIVATYDVLTLVLKEQAAA
- a CDS encoding enoyl-CoA hydratase/isomerase family protein, encoding MAEALRIEARDDRTLVTLDRPAVRNAIDQAMVDELHAVCAELETSPRVLIITGAEGVFASGADIRQLRDRTADDARRGINSSVFRRIRELPMPVIAAVDGYALGGGAELAYAADIRIGTPRVRMGNPETGLGIIAAAGATWRLPEIVGHARASELLLTGRTLDAEEALAWGLLSSLHEPDELIGAAHALADRICTNGARATELTKRALLAPAGQHPAIELELQAELFESDEKHRRMTAFLERRAQRADASKQTEAPKQPEPSKKPEGESR
- a CDS encoding 3-hydroxyacyl-CoA dehydrogenase family protein, whose product is MSVPGTVGVLGGGRMGAGIAHAFLLAGARVRLVERDESAADAARERVLTSIENSVKRGDLTEPEHVIDALRVSADPSAFETAGLVIEAVPEDRAMKAEALARIEQIVAADAVLATNTSSISIDELAAALTRPERFLGLHFFNPVPASKLVELVVGERTERAVVDAGREWIATLRKTPVVVRDSPGFASSRLGVLLGLEAIRMLEEGVGDAADIDAAMELGYRHPMGPLRTTDVVGLDVRLGIAEELARELGPRFEPPALLRRMVDAGKLGRKSGEGFYMWNEER